Genomic window (Polaribacter batillariae):
GTAAATAACAGCTGATGCCCAAATTTCTAATTTTCCTCTTTTAAAAGGAACTTCTCTTTTGCGTGCCATTTTTTTAATGAGCTTTTCGCAAAGTTCTAAATATTCTTGATTGATTTTTTGAATACAAAAAGCACCTGTAAGTTCTAATAGCTGCTTTTCTCTTTCTTTAATTTGAGCTTTTGTCATCAGTTATTTTTTTATGTTTTTTTTAATTTTAAAAGATTACTCGTTGTTTTTCAGTACTTATATTTATAAAACTAAGGTAGAAGAAATAATAGTGGATTCAAAAAAAATGAAACTTTTTTTTTACAATTGTAATCGAGATTTATTTAAAATTCTCGTTTTAATACTGTGCTCTAAACTTCGTTTACTACTTGCAATCAAAATATATTTTTATTGTAATAACACTGCAACTAATAAGTATTTGATTTTAAAATAATTACACATACTGTATCTGGTTTTTATATTAACTCAAATAAAAAAAAGAAGCTTCTAATTTATTTGAAAACATACCAATAATTCTATGCTAAATGAATAATTCACACAACAATATGAAGTGTAAAACGAACATTAACACTAATTTAACTCGCAATAAGTCTAGTGTAGAGTAATCATTTTTTATCATTGTAGAAAAAAAACAATGAGACTTAAACTAATAATTATTTTAACAGTTCTATTTAGCAATTTTTGTTTAACAAATCTAGTGGCGCAAACGCAAACTAAAGACTCTACTAAAATTAGTAAAAAAGAGTTTTTAAAAGGGTTAACCAAGGCCAGTGAAAAGGATTTATCTGACAAAGAAATTATGCTTGATGGAGAGACTATTCCTGTTTACAGCGTAAAAGGAAAAAGAATAAGAGGCAATGAAATGATGCAAGTTATGATTTCTGGAAACTACGTTCCTGATTTTTATATAGACAGTAATAAAGAAATTAAAGCGGCCGTTTTAAGAATTGCAACGAAAGAAGAGAAATTGATGATAAAAGAAATGGAAACTCAAATAAATAGCGAGATTTCGGCCATTGGAACAGATGCTTCTAATTTTTCTGTTACCGACATTAATGGAAATGAATACTCTTTAGAGAGCCTAAAAGGTAAAATTGTTGTTCTTAATTTTTGGTTTGTGGAATGCAAACCTTGTATTGAGGAAATGCCCGAGTTAAATAGAATCGTAAAAAAATATAAAAATAAAGACATCGTTTTTTTAGCATTTGCTACAAATGAGAAAACTAAAATCGACAAATTTTTAAAGAGAAGAGACTTTTTATATAACATAATTCCGGATAGCGAAAAGATTGCCGATAAATATAACGTATCGAATTATCCAACCCATATTGTCTTAGATACAAATTCGAAAATTGCTTATTTAACTAGTGGTTTAGGCTCAACAACAATAAGAGATTTAGAAAACACAATTAAAAGTTTAATTAAAAAATAAGCATCCTACAACA
Coding sequences:
- a CDS encoding TlpA family protein disulfide reductase; the encoded protein is MRLKLIIILTVLFSNFCLTNLVAQTQTKDSTKISKKEFLKGLTKASEKDLSDKEIMLDGETIPVYSVKGKRIRGNEMMQVMISGNYVPDFYIDSNKEIKAAVLRIATKEEKLMIKEMETQINSEISAIGTDASNFSVTDINGNEYSLESLKGKIVVLNFWFVECKPCIEEMPELNRIVKKYKNKDIVFLAFATNEKTKIDKFLKRRDFLYNIIPDSEKIADKYNVSNYPTHIVLDTNSKIAYLTSGLGSTTIRDLENTIKSLIKK